In Salisediminibacterium beveridgei, one DNA window encodes the following:
- the htpX gene encoding protease HtpX: MGKRFFFFFLTNIMVMVTILVVWSLITQFTDLGMTFDTGGPGLGIDLVSLAVFSILIGFLGSFISLAMSRFVAKKMMKVNVIDPDNPQNQQERIVVEKVHRLSRAAGLMHMPEVGIYNSPEVNAFATGPSKKKSLVAVSAGLLQTMDDDAVEGVIAHEVAHITNGDMVTMTLLQGVINTFVVFFSRIIAIVASRAVPEQYRFIVQLASIIIFQILLSILGSIVVKAYSRHREFHADRGGADLAGKDKMAHALRSLQSYVDRATVNQGRNDSAVQTMKISSKGGMSRLFSSHPELSERIARLEGK, from the coding sequence ATGGGTAAACGATTTTTCTTTTTCTTTTTAACGAACATCATGGTCATGGTCACGATTTTGGTCGTCTGGTCACTGATCACACAATTTACCGATTTAGGAATGACGTTTGATACCGGTGGACCGGGGCTGGGTATTGATCTCGTCTCACTGGCCGTATTCAGTATTTTAATCGGTTTTCTGGGCAGCTTCATCTCCCTTGCCATGTCACGCTTTGTGGCGAAGAAGATGATGAAGGTCAATGTTATCGATCCGGATAACCCGCAAAACCAGCAGGAACGCATCGTTGTAGAGAAAGTTCACCGTCTTTCACGGGCGGCGGGTCTGATGCATATGCCGGAAGTCGGAATCTATAACTCTCCGGAAGTGAATGCCTTTGCGACTGGACCTTCCAAGAAGAAATCACTGGTAGCTGTGTCTGCGGGTCTTTTGCAGACGATGGATGACGATGCAGTGGAAGGGGTTATCGCACACGAGGTAGCGCATATCACAAATGGGGATATGGTCACGATGACATTGCTTCAAGGTGTGATCAACACGTTCGTCGTGTTCTTCTCCCGCATTATTGCAATTGTAGCGTCAAGAGCCGTACCGGAACAGTACCGTTTTATCGTGCAGCTGGCATCGATCATAATCTTCCAGATTCTTCTGTCGATTCTCGGCAGCATTGTCGTCAAGGCGTATTCCAGACATCGTGAATTTCACGCTGACCGCGGTGGCGCCGATCTCGCAGGGAAGGACAAAATGGCACACGCCCTTCGTTCCCTGCAGTCGTACGTGGACCGTGCAACTGTGAATCAGGGGCGTAATGATTCTGCTGTCCAGACGATGAAGATCAGCAGCAAAGGCGGCATGTCCCGTTTGTTCTCTTCCCACCCGGAACTCAGTGAACGGATTGCACGTCTTGAAGGAAAATAA
- a CDS encoding BH0509 family protein, with product MERRERENIINYLMKVRNTKNERLMVMTDEDIEHLYNREYDEQEAYEYM from the coding sequence ATGGAACGAAGAGAGCGGGAAAACATCATTAACTATCTGATGAAGGTGCGGAACACGAAGAATGAACGGCTGATGGTGATGACAGACGAGGACATTGAGCATCTTTACAACAGGGAGTACGATGAACAGGAAGCTTATGAATACATGTAA
- a CDS encoding NAD(P)H-dependent oxidoreductase, which produces MAKWAEEGAKAAGAAEVKFLRIPELAPEAAIASNPAWEAHYNATKDIPEATPDDLDWADVVIFSIPSRFGTVPGQVKQFIDTCGGLWAQGKLVNKVVTAMTSAGNPHGGQEATIQSLYTNMHHWGAIVASPGYADPVQFTSGGNPYGVSVTVDQEGNMVEDVEEAAKSQTKRAVTIGTWIKAGMEG; this is translated from the coding sequence CTGGCCAAGTGGGCTGAAGAAGGTGCGAAAGCAGCAGGGGCGGCGGAAGTGAAATTCCTGCGAATTCCGGAACTTGCTCCAGAAGCGGCGATTGCTTCAAACCCCGCTTGGGAAGCGCACTATAATGCAACAAAAGACATTCCCGAAGCGACCCCGGATGACCTTGATTGGGCTGATGTTGTCATTTTCAGTATACCGTCCCGATTTGGAACGGTACCGGGTCAGGTGAAGCAGTTCATCGACACCTGCGGTGGTTTATGGGCACAGGGGAAACTGGTCAATAAAGTCGTCACTGCGATGACGTCAGCGGGAAATCCGCACGGCGGCCAGGAAGCAACGATTCAGTCGTTATATACGAATATGCACCACTGGGGCGCCATTGTTGCATCTCCTGGTTATGCGGATCCGGTTCAATTCACATCCGGCGGTAACCCATACGGAGTGAGTGTGACGGTGGATCAGGAAGGCAACATGGTAGAAGACGTGGAAGAAGCAGCAAAGTCTCAGACGAAACGTGCAGTAACGATCGGCACCTGGATTAAAGCGGGGATGGAAGGTTAA
- a CDS encoding MBL fold metallo-hydrolase — protein sequence MSLKAMTANELGQRIIGRKDLFILDVRNEEDYKEWKVTGDSVTSINKPYFELIDGVEEILGQLPEDKELLVVCAKEGSSQFVADQIVEATGRDVYYLEGGMKNYSEDLQPVKLGDLSNGGELYQFVRLGKGCLSYIAVAKNGDAAIVDTTRMVDQYGAFLDEKKANLKHAIDTHLHADHISGARTMRERTGATYWLPSKDAEEVQFDYAAFEDGQDVTIGAKGEEIQLKAVYSPGHTIGSTSVIIDEEYLVTGDILFVESIGRPDLAGKAEDWVGDLRQSLYVTYKNLDQDLKVLPAHFAKFDEVDEHGRVFEKLGELFKKNEGLQFEDEGEFRQYVTGNLPPQPNSYQEIRQTNMGKIDPEPEEKTEMEIGPNRCAVAE from the coding sequence ATGAGCTTAAAAGCAATGACAGCAAACGAGTTGGGACAACGGATTATCGGACGTAAGGATTTGTTTATTCTGGATGTAAGGAATGAAGAGGACTATAAGGAATGGAAAGTCACCGGAGATTCAGTTACTTCCATTAATAAACCTTATTTTGAATTGATCGACGGTGTGGAGGAGATTCTCGGTCAACTTCCTGAAGACAAGGAGCTTCTCGTCGTCTGTGCCAAAGAAGGTTCATCACAGTTTGTCGCAGATCAAATCGTCGAAGCTACCGGTCGGGATGTTTACTATCTTGAAGGCGGTATGAAGAATTACAGTGAGGATCTTCAGCCGGTGAAATTGGGTGATTTGAGTAATGGCGGAGAGCTTTACCAGTTCGTTCGACTCGGTAAAGGGTGTCTTTCCTATATTGCTGTCGCGAAGAATGGTGATGCAGCGATCGTGGATACCACAAGAATGGTGGATCAGTACGGGGCATTCCTTGATGAGAAAAAAGCGAATCTGAAACACGCGATTGATACGCACCTTCACGCGGACCATATTTCCGGAGCGCGCACCATGCGAGAACGAACCGGTGCCACCTACTGGCTCCCATCAAAAGACGCGGAAGAAGTGCAGTTTGATTACGCGGCATTCGAAGACGGTCAGGACGTGACGATTGGTGCCAAAGGAGAAGAGATTCAGCTGAAAGCAGTTTATTCTCCAGGACACACGATCGGAAGCACTTCCGTGATCATTGACGAGGAATACCTGGTTACCGGGGATATCCTGTTCGTCGAATCCATTGGACGTCCCGACCTCGCAGGTAAAGCAGAGGACTGGGTAGGGGACTTGAGACAATCCCTGTATGTGACGTATAAGAACCTTGATCAGGACCTGAAAGTACTGCCGGCCCACTTTGCCAAGTTTGATGAAGTTGATGAGCACGGCCGTGTATTTGAAAAACTCGGTGAGCTGTTCAAGAAAAATGAAGGCCTGCAGTTTGAAGACGAAGGTGAATTCCGTCAATATGTTACAGGGAACCTGCCGCCGCAGCCGAATTCCTATCAGGAAATCCGTCAAACCAATATGGGTAAAATTGATCCTGAACCTGAAGAAAAAACAGAAATGGAAATTGGTCCGAACCGCTGCGCTGTAGCTGAATAA
- a CDS encoding Bug family tripartite tricarboxylate transporter substrate binding protein: MKQLMVVLLLGIVLAGCSGEETAERESYPTAPVTIIVPYSEGGSSDIMARLTAEALSDYWGMDVTVDNRDGESAVLGMQDIADAEPDGYTFGMFGSPDEQVLSEREDLSFMQDDFDFLMGFDREPHALMSAPSFSGENLERFKDAAGEQPGRITVGHSGPLGELLILLLEEQLDVDVTPVIYDGGGDLLLALQQDEIDAASTSLSTKDRVNEAGGSLMGYGSEDLGDGLSFSEQGHEIHLKVMRTLVAPVGIPDDHREEMITALEAVVQTDEWHENIEEAGIDFSASDEDEVQQFLEEMSDIVDERIQDIQVSP; the protein is encoded by the coding sequence ATGAAACAACTCATGGTGGTTTTACTGCTTGGTATTGTTTTGGCGGGATGCAGTGGTGAAGAAACAGCAGAACGGGAAAGTTATCCAACGGCTCCTGTTACGATTATCGTTCCATACAGTGAAGGAGGCTCCTCCGATATCATGGCAAGACTGACGGCTGAAGCACTCAGTGATTATTGGGGTATGGATGTCACAGTAGATAACCGGGACGGAGAAAGCGCCGTGTTGGGGATGCAGGACATTGCTGATGCTGAACCTGATGGGTATACATTCGGGATGTTCGGCAGTCCGGATGAACAGGTTTTATCGGAACGTGAAGATTTGTCATTCATGCAGGATGATTTCGATTTTCTGATGGGATTTGACCGGGAACCTCATGCGTTGATGTCGGCACCGTCTTTTTCAGGAGAGAACCTCGAGCGTTTTAAGGATGCTGCAGGTGAGCAGCCCGGTCGAATCACCGTAGGGCATTCCGGACCCTTGGGGGAATTATTGATTTTACTTTTGGAGGAACAACTGGATGTGGATGTGACGCCGGTGATCTATGACGGAGGCGGTGATCTGCTTTTGGCACTTCAGCAGGATGAGATTGATGCGGCATCGACATCTCTATCCACAAAGGATCGTGTGAATGAAGCGGGCGGAAGTCTTATGGGTTATGGCAGCGAAGACCTTGGGGATGGTTTATCATTTTCTGAACAGGGCCATGAGATCCACCTGAAGGTGATGCGTACGCTCGTTGCCCCTGTTGGTATCCCTGATGATCATCGAGAAGAGATGATCACGGCACTGGAGGCGGTAGTTCAAACGGATGAATGGCACGAGAACATAGAAGAAGCAGGTATTGATTTTTCCGCAAGTGATGAAGATGAGGTGCAACAGTTCCTCGAAGAAATGAGTGACATTGTTGATGAGCGGATTCAGGATATTCAAGTAAGTCCTTAA
- a CDS encoding RNA-guided endonuclease InsQ/TnpB family protein, translating into MARKKPIKVLRKKKKTVNMQRFTQKQNIGRSTLSAREFRLLQRMSHSSKALRNVGLYTIKQKYLNENKMATTKEIDNAMKADMNYWGIQSNSVQAVRRTLLSEVKSFFEALKKWKATPEGFTGRPKFPKYSRSTAKRVIEIYQVPKVDKDGYWNIPMNTAFRKRFGPLRLRMPKNLMDKNISYIEIVPKQNGRFFEAHYVYEVPMSQMKKQQTTTKALSCDLGVDYLLSCATNQGDAFLMNGKKLKSINQYFNKKISELKQKNTENGLSKRIVTNQIASLWRKRNLQIDGYLSQTVGLLFKQIKRLNVDTVVMGYNAGWKQESHLGKKNNQEFVQIPFHRLISAIENKCLKEGIRFVKQEESYTSKASFLDHDDIPVWSKGDNTMYSFSGKRLYRGFYRCENGQCIHADINAALNILRKSQIAEWDEKTKIKTPMIMDVQKRKAVA; encoded by the coding sequence ATGGCTAGGAAAAAACCGATTAAAGTATTGCGCAAGAAAAAGAAAACAGTCAATATGCAACGGTTCACCCAAAAACAGAACATTGGTCGCAGCACCCTTAGCGCTAGAGAGTTTCGACTTCTGCAACGCATGTCTCATAGTTCCAAGGCTTTGCGCAACGTAGGCTTATATACGATTAAACAAAAGTATTTGAATGAAAACAAAATGGCGACAACAAAAGAAATAGACAACGCAATGAAGGCCGATATGAACTATTGGGGCATTCAATCCAACTCCGTACAAGCGGTTCGAAGAACCTTACTCAGTGAAGTAAAGAGCTTCTTCGAAGCGTTAAAGAAGTGGAAAGCAACCCCTGAAGGTTTCACAGGTCGCCCAAAGTTCCCAAAGTATTCTCGTTCCACGGCCAAACGTGTCATCGAAATCTATCAAGTTCCCAAAGTGGATAAGGACGGGTATTGGAATATTCCAATGAATACTGCTTTCAGAAAACGTTTTGGTCCCTTGAGACTGCGAATGCCAAAGAATTTAATGGATAAAAACATTTCTTACATTGAAATTGTGCCAAAGCAAAATGGTCGGTTCTTTGAGGCTCATTATGTATATGAAGTACCTATGTCTCAAATGAAGAAACAACAAACGACGACAAAAGCTTTGAGTTGCGATTTAGGTGTAGATTATCTTCTTAGTTGTGCAACGAATCAAGGAGACGCCTTTTTGATGAATGGAAAGAAGTTAAAATCCATCAATCAGTACTTCAACAAAAAGATAAGCGAATTAAAACAGAAAAACACCGAAAACGGCTTGTCGAAACGCATAGTGACAAACCAAATCGCTTCTCTTTGGCGTAAACGAAATCTCCAAATAGACGGCTACCTTTCACAAACCGTAGGTTTGTTGTTCAAACAGATAAAACGACTGAACGTCGATACCGTGGTAATGGGTTATAATGCCGGTTGGAAACAAGAATCGCATTTAGGGAAGAAAAACAATCAAGAGTTCGTACAAATTCCTTTCCACAGATTGATTTCGGCTATTGAGAACAAGTGTCTCAAGGAAGGCATCCGTTTCGTTAAGCAGGAAGAGAGCTACACGTCTAAAGCTAGTTTTCTGGATCATGACGATATTCCGGTTTGGTCAAAAGGCGATAACACGATGTACTCCTTTAGTGGGAAGCGCCTATATCGCGGCTTCTATCGCTGTGAAAATGGACAATGCATCCATGCCGACATTAATGCAGCATTAAATATCCTTCGGAAATCCCAAATAGCAGAATGGGATGAAAAAACGAAAATAAAAACGCCCATGATCATGGACGTTCAAAAACGTAAAGCTGTTGCTTAG
- a CDS encoding YgaP family membrane protein produces the protein MKANIGSTDRAIRIVIGITVLSLYFFLEGGARYIGLIGLVPILTALINFCPAYSLLGMNTCKVKSNQ, from the coding sequence ATGAAAGCAAATATCGGCTCTACAGATCGTGCGATTCGGATCGTGATTGGCATTACCGTGTTATCTTTATACTTTTTCCTTGAAGGTGGTGCCCGTTATATCGGCCTCATCGGATTGGTTCCGATTTTGACGGCACTGATTAATTTCTGCCCGGCGTACAGCTTACTCGGCATGAACACGTGCAAAGTGAAAAGCAATCAATAA
- a CDS encoding MarR family winged helix-turn-helix transcriptional regulator — protein MGMSKEERALKLFIVLTRAMQSVKKRVEEDIRSHGLNTTEFAVLELIFHKGEQPIQRIGEKVLIASSSITYVVDKLVQKGYLTRRSCPKDRRVSYAVLTDDGKALMEEIFPHHEQAIRGITDGLTEEEKDLAIELLKKLGHHNTSNK, from the coding sequence ATGGGGATGTCCAAAGAAGAACGTGCCCTGAAACTGTTCATCGTGCTGACACGGGCGATGCAGTCTGTGAAGAAGAGAGTCGAAGAGGACATCCGCAGTCATGGATTGAACACGACCGAATTTGCTGTACTGGAACTGATTTTTCATAAAGGTGAACAACCGATTCAGCGTATCGGTGAGAAAGTTCTGATTGCGAGCAGCAGCATCACCTATGTAGTGGATAAGCTGGTGCAAAAGGGATATCTGACAAGACGATCCTGCCCGAAAGACCGCAGAGTCAGTTATGCGGTATTAACAGACGACGGCAAGGCGCTGATGGAAGAGATTTTCCCCCATCATGAGCAGGCGATCCGCGGGATTACCGATGGATTGACTGAAGAAGAGAAGGACTTGGCGATTGAACTCTTGAAGAAGCTGGGGCATCATAACACGTCGAACAAATAA
- a CDS encoding acyl-CoA dehydrogenase, protein MNFLNPKQLDVSRMDEKTAAIMQKTVDFFETLGLEGIKEEDERGNWYPAYMDFIRESGAYASLLTPNGYGRGKNRFDLAKVCDYSELTAFYGLSYQYAYQVSILGLSPIWMSGNESAKKRAGEALEKGGIFAFGMSEKEHGADLYSNEMKLEKQSDGTYLANGAKYYIGNANEAAFVSVFGRMAENDAFVFFLVQPDHPAYELNKKIKTSGVRPAYVGEFILKDYPISEDDILSTGRAAWDASLSTVNIGKFQLGFASAGICQHAFYESLNHAANRELYGMKVTDFDHVRDSFVENYCRIHAMRMFATRAVDYFRHSSESDRRYLLFNPIQKMKVTAEGMRVIDQLLDVVAAKGFEQDTFMEMAIRDIGMIPRLEGTSHVNMALVIKFIDNYFFHDETYPEVPVMDQPGDDTNLFNQTTGKLKEVKFPHYLKSYEGVELDNVLIFKDQVTALKRFLEDSPPDENQQKNQTWMLHLGELFTLTVYGQLVLESALHHDYNDQITDQIFRYLVQDFSEFALRHQSKFLNHSKQNESLRHMIRQPVQNDAREQWIWQEQILPMKDAYKEG, encoded by the coding sequence ATGAACTTTTTGAACCCGAAACAGTTGGACGTCAGTCGAATGGATGAGAAGACGGCAGCGATCATGCAGAAGACCGTGGATTTTTTCGAAACATTGGGGCTTGAAGGAATTAAAGAAGAGGATGAACGGGGCAACTGGTACCCTGCCTATATGGATTTCATCAGGGAGTCCGGCGCCTATGCGTCACTCCTTACCCCTAACGGCTACGGCCGAGGAAAAAACCGGTTCGATCTGGCCAAAGTATGTGATTACAGCGAATTAACAGCATTCTACGGGCTCTCGTATCAGTACGCCTACCAGGTCAGTATCCTTGGACTCAGTCCGATCTGGATGTCGGGAAATGAATCCGCGAAAAAGAGAGCTGGAGAAGCGCTCGAAAAAGGAGGGATATTCGCGTTTGGGATGTCCGAAAAAGAACACGGAGCTGATTTGTATTCAAATGAAATGAAGCTTGAAAAGCAATCAGACGGCACCTACCTCGCCAACGGCGCGAAATATTACATCGGCAACGCCAATGAAGCGGCCTTCGTCTCGGTATTTGGACGAATGGCAGAAAACGATGCATTCGTCTTCTTTCTCGTACAACCTGACCACCCGGCCTATGAACTGAATAAGAAGATCAAAACATCGGGGGTTCGTCCCGCGTATGTCGGCGAGTTCATTTTGAAAGATTACCCGATTTCAGAAGACGACATCCTCTCCACCGGACGGGCTGCATGGGACGCCTCCTTATCTACGGTAAATATCGGCAAATTCCAACTCGGTTTTGCCTCAGCCGGCATTTGCCAGCACGCTTTTTACGAATCCCTCAACCATGCGGCCAACCGGGAACTGTATGGCATGAAGGTGACGGATTTCGACCATGTGCGCGATTCGTTCGTTGAGAACTATTGCCGGATACACGCCATGAGAATGTTTGCCACCCGTGCCGTTGATTATTTCAGGCATTCATCCGAATCCGACCGTCGCTACTTGCTCTTCAATCCGATTCAGAAAATGAAAGTCACTGCAGAGGGCATGCGCGTGATTGATCAACTGCTCGATGTCGTTGCCGCGAAAGGTTTTGAACAGGATACCTTCATGGAAATGGCCATCCGTGACATCGGGATGATCCCGCGACTTGAAGGCACGAGCCATGTGAATATGGCGCTGGTGATTAAATTTATCGACAATTATTTCTTCCACGATGAAACGTACCCGGAAGTCCCTGTCATGGACCAGCCCGGAGACGACACGAATTTATTCAATCAGACCACCGGTAAACTGAAAGAAGTCAAGTTCCCTCATTACTTGAAAAGTTACGAAGGCGTCGAATTGGACAATGTGTTGATTTTTAAGGACCAAGTCACTGCCTTAAAACGATTTTTGGAAGATTCACCTCCAGATGAAAACCAGCAAAAAAACCAGACCTGGATGCTCCATCTTGGCGAGCTATTCACACTCACCGTATATGGTCAACTGGTTCTCGAGAGCGCCTTACACCATGACTATAACGATCAGATCACCGATCAGATCTTTCGCTATCTCGTACAGGACTTCAGTGAATTCGCCCTTCGTCATCAGTCGAAATTTTTGAATCACAGCAAACAAAATGAATCGCTCCGTCATATGATCCGGCAGCCGGTACAAAACGATGCCCGGGAACAATGGATCTGGCAAGAACAGATTCTCCCGATGAAAGATGCTTACAAAGAAGGTTAA
- a CDS encoding aldo/keto reductase → MKKVQLGTSSLHSARIGLGCMRMAGQSAKEAAKVIDAAVESGMDLFDHADIYGKGVSEKIFSEGLKISDVKREDILIQSKCGIRSGWFDFSKEHILSSVDSSLKRLNTDYLDTLLLHRPDTLMEPEEVADAFDQLEKSGKVRVFGVSNQHPMQVDLLKKYVKQPLAINQLQLSLAHSPMIDGGFNVNMANEPAVVREGYILEYSRLNDMTIQPWSPFQHGMIEGVFIDNPLFPELNAKLSELALAKSVTPSAIAIAWILRHPANMQPIIGTMNPKRISEIAKADEVTLSRKEWYELYQAGGKDLP, encoded by the coding sequence ATGAAGAAAGTGCAATTGGGAACGAGTTCGTTACATTCCGCGAGAATTGGACTTGGCTGTATGCGTATGGCAGGCCAATCAGCGAAGGAAGCGGCAAAAGTCATTGACGCAGCGGTGGAATCAGGGATGGATCTGTTTGATCATGCGGATATTTACGGCAAAGGCGTTTCGGAAAAGATCTTCAGTGAAGGACTCAAAATCAGTGATGTGAAGCGTGAAGACATTCTGATTCAATCCAAGTGCGGCATCCGGAGTGGCTGGTTCGATTTTTCCAAAGAGCATATCCTATCGTCTGTCGACAGCAGCTTGAAGCGGCTGAATACCGATTACCTGGATACGCTGCTGTTACACCGTCCGGACACGCTGATGGAACCGGAAGAAGTGGCGGATGCCTTTGATCAGCTTGAAAAAAGCGGCAAAGTCAGGGTGTTTGGTGTCAGTAACCAGCATCCGATGCAGGTCGATCTATTAAAAAAATATGTAAAACAGCCCCTTGCAATCAATCAGCTTCAACTGAGTCTTGCCCATTCGCCGATGATTGACGGAGGCTTTAACGTCAATATGGCGAATGAACCGGCGGTTGTGAGAGAAGGATATATTCTCGAGTACAGCCGTTTGAACGATATGACGATTCAGCCATGGTCACCGTTTCAGCACGGAATGATTGAAGGGGTCTTTATTGATAACCCGTTATTTCCGGAGTTGAACGCAAAGCTGTCCGAACTGGCATTAGCAAAAAGCGTCACTCCTTCAGCCATCGCCATTGCCTGGATCTTGCGTCACCCGGCAAATATGCAGCCGATTATCGGAACCATGAACCCGAAGCGGATTTCGGAGATTGCAAAAGCGGATGAAGTAACGCTGTCCCGCAAGGAATGGTATGAACTATACCAGGCCGGTGGAAAGGATTTACCATAA
- a CDS encoding VOC family protein: MHELKGLHHVTAITSSAEKNYDFFTYVLGMRLVKKSINQDDIHTYHLFFADDEGSPGTDMTFFDFPGIPKGTHGTNEFYRTSFRIPSDEALSYWEKRFNRLQVRHEGIQEVLGKKVLPFEDFDEQKYQLISDEGHQGAAGGTPWKKGPIPDEFAITGLGPMVTRVKDIGIFDKMITELMGFTLDKQEDNLRLYSVGEGGNGAQVITEHRDDLPNVQQGFGTVHHTAFRVEDKEALDHWTDRLNSYRFPNSGFVDRFYFKSLYARLAPNLLFEFATDGPGFMEDEPYETLGEKLALPPAFEAKRESIEKQVRPIDTVRSTKNIEKEYE, from the coding sequence ATGCATGAATTAAAAGGACTGCACCATGTGACGGCCATTACCAGTTCCGCAGAAAAGAACTATGATTTCTTTACGTATGTACTGGGCATGCGCCTGGTGAAGAAATCCATCAACCAGGATGATATCCATACGTACCATTTATTTTTTGCCGATGATGAAGGAAGTCCGGGAACGGATATGACATTTTTTGATTTCCCGGGCATTCCGAAAGGCACACACGGAACGAATGAATTCTACCGTACTTCGTTTCGGATCCCGTCGGATGAAGCACTCTCTTATTGGGAAAAACGCTTCAATCGCCTGCAGGTCAGGCATGAAGGGATTCAGGAAGTGCTCGGTAAGAAAGTGCTTCCCTTTGAAGACTTCGATGAACAGAAATATCAGCTGATCTCCGATGAAGGTCATCAAGGAGCAGCCGGAGGCACCCCTTGGAAAAAGGGACCGATTCCTGATGAATTTGCCATTACGGGTTTAGGACCGATGGTGACCCGGGTGAAGGATATCGGTATTTTTGACAAAATGATCACGGAACTCATGGGCTTCACCCTGGACAAGCAGGAAGACAACCTCCGGCTTTACAGTGTCGGTGAAGGGGGGAACGGCGCACAGGTCATCACCGAGCACCGGGACGATTTGCCGAATGTCCAGCAGGGTTTTGGAACCGTTCACCACACGGCATTTCGGGTCGAGGACAAAGAAGCACTCGATCACTGGACGGATAGATTAAACAGCTACCGCTTCCCGAACTCCGGTTTTGTGGACCGGTTCTATTTCAAATCGCTCTATGCCCGCCTGGCGCCGAATTTGTTGTTTGAATTTGCCACGGATGGCCCTGGATTCATGGAAGATGAACCGTATGAAACATTGGGTGAAAAGCTGGCATTACCGCCGGCATTTGAAGCGAAACGTGAAAGTATCGAAAAGCAGGTCCGTCCGATTGATACCGTTCGAAGCACGAAGAATATCGAAAAGGAATACGAGTGA
- a CDS encoding TVP38/TMEM64 family protein, translating to MAEIARFCYGKLYTSRNEADRMYRKLFVLASSAIVIILLVLYHESFLIWVQNHEGEYVVGTMLIATLMSLFPVIPYPLVGGVIGAAFGPLTGAWIIWFGSTMASALFFLLVRYGGFQEMGTKILLKYNVTKKITILFERNAFLSITILRMIPVIPSIVINAYAALSRIRFPVYVIASGLGKIPAMTLFALVGHTIVTNPIDILYMILIYGTFMFFIYLGYRAWTRRIETAKA from the coding sequence ATGGCAGAAATTGCTCGATTTTGCTATGGTAAATTGTACACATCAAGAAATGAGGCTGATCGGATGTACCGTAAACTGTTTGTATTGGCGTCTAGCGCCATTGTTATTATACTGTTGGTCCTTTATCATGAATCCTTTCTCATCTGGGTTCAGAATCACGAAGGAGAATATGTCGTGGGCACGATGCTGATCGCCACGCTCATGAGTCTCTTTCCCGTCATTCCATATCCCCTGGTCGGTGGCGTCATCGGTGCGGCATTCGGGCCACTGACCGGCGCCTGGATCATCTGGTTCGGCTCCACCATGGCATCAGCGCTTTTCTTTCTCCTCGTCAGGTACGGCGGATTTCAGGAGATGGGGACGAAAATTCTCTTGAAATATAACGTCACGAAAAAAATCACCATTCTGTTTGAACGGAATGCCTTCCTTTCCATTACCATACTCAGAATGATCCCTGTTATCCCGTCTATCGTCATCAACGCCTATGCCGCCCTCAGCCGGATCCGGTTTCCAGTGTATGTCATTGCCTCCGGCCTCGGTAAAATCCCGGCCATGACACTTTTCGCACTGGTCGGCCACACCATTGTGACCAACCCGATCGACATCTTGTATATGATCCTCATTTACGGCACGTTCATGTTCTTTATTTACCTCGGTTACCGGGCCTGGACCCGAAGAATCGAAACCGCCAAAGCGTGA